The region AACCCGGCAACCTTCTTCTTCAATTTCTTTGGTTAATACTTGTTTTGCGTGTGCTGCCAGTGCAGGATCCAGGTTCAGGAAGATCGTACCTACAGCAAAAATTTCGCTTAAGGTAATATCACTTAAACGTTTTGCTTCTTCACGAAAGAATTCCTTTGGCATTGCCAAAAGCAAACCACACCCATCACCGGTCTTACCATCTGCGGCAATACCACCACGGTGGGTCATACAACTTAAACTATGAATTGCGGTCTTGACGAGATCATGGCTTGCATCACCCTGCATATGGGCGATCAAACCGAAACCACAGTTATCTTTAAACTCATCCGGTTGGTATAAACCTTGAGCGGGAGCTACATTATTAGGCGATGGCATGTGCATAGCGTACCCTTCTTATCACAAAGCCCTGGCGGGCTGTTAAACAATCTAAATCCGTCTTTGCGATGGCGTCCAATTTACTTTCGAGGAAATTTCTATTAGCAGAGTAAAACTTTTCTTCACACTTTGAAGATAAACCTTTTCAGATTAATACGCATGAAAAATAAAGTTTAAAAGACTCAGAAATCACATAAAAATAACGACTAAATATGACACTTACGCATAATCATCGAATCATTTTCGCGCCAAAACAGGGAGATTAATTCAATTCATGCACCAATAAAGCAAAGAACATGCCAACTTGATGCACTAAGACAGAAACAATACCAATGACAAAGATTTAGCAAATATTAGATACAGAGTGATGATTTTTATTGTGTATTTTTTGCACCAAAAGCGCACATTTATAGCATTTTTTCATACAGGGTGCGCTATTTTAGCCCGCACCCAAATTTGTATTAGTTAAAAGGATCACTTATCTCTTGTTCTTCAGCACGTTGTTGACCGTTAGGTTGAGCACGTGGCGTTGACGGTACAGTGCTTTCAGACTTCTGCACATCTACCACATTTCCCGATGGATCACGACGAACAATGGTTGTACTGGTGGTACTTGGCGTATTTGATGAGGGCTGGCTCTGCGGCTTAGGAACTACTGTTTCCTCTATTTTTGGTAGAGGCACATTTTTTAATCGTACTTGATAGAGTTTCTGGTTAGACGTCAGCTCATCAGAACCTAAGTTATTCACATAAGGTTGATAATCCTGAAATTGCTGCACAGCTGGTTTGACTGATTTTGGCAAGTCCATATTCAGTTGATCCAGTGCCTGCTTTGCTTGATTCGCTGATTTATAAGCACCATAGAGCAATACATATTGCTCAGGCATATTTTCGCCTGACAGACGTAAGTAGATGAAATTATTACGATCTATCTGTTTTCTTAAGAAGTTTTTAATAATAATTTCATCAGAGACCCGAAATAGCTCAATCGCATACTGATTTTTAAATTGAGTAACATATTTGGTACCACGAAACTCGGCTTCATGGTTTGCATTTACAATGGTGCGTGTGGTCATATCCAGCGGATGAACTTCCTCATTTAATGCACCAAGATGGGTCATTGAAGCAACTTTTTCTGGTTGAATCAGTAGTTCAACCTCTGTTTCAGGCTTTTTCTCTACAGGAGTGACCTGATCCTTATCTGTAATTGCCCAAAAAATGAGCGCAACAAAAAGACAGCCTACCGCAGTCACCAGCCAAAAATAATGCTGAATCTTTTGCCATGGCGTGTGGAGTGCTGTCATTTTCTAAAATTACCTATGCCTGATTGGCCAGAATGGCCTGCTTCATTAATTCTACATCAAAGTCTCGGGTGATAACCGCTTGTCCTAATTGTTCCAGCAATACCAGACGTAACTGTCCATTTAAGACTTTTTTGTCATGTGCCATATACCCCAGGAAATCATCCAGAGGAATTTTAGGACAAACAATCGGGAGTTTGGCACGAGAAATGATTTTTTTTGTACGCTCTACATCAGCTTTGGAAATCCAGCCCATACGCTGAGACAGATCAGCTGCCATGACCATACCGGTCGCCACCGCTTCACCATGCAGCCATTCACCATAGCCAAGATAAGACTCGATGGCATGACCAAAGGTATGGCCAAGGTTAAGCAAAGCACGCTCGCCTTGCTCTTTTTCATCATTCGCCACGATACGGGCTTTATGCGCGCAGGAACGATAAACAGCTTCAGCCAGCAACTGCTCATCACGAGCAATCAGACCTTCCATATTGGCTTCCAGCCAAACCAGGAAGTCCTCATCACCCAGCAATGCATATTTAATGACTTCTGCAAGACCTGCCGATAGCTCACGATCCGGCAACGTTGCAAGTTGTGACATATCTGCCAGCACGACTTGCGGCTGCTGGAAGGCACCAATCATGTTTTTACCCAATGGATGATTGATCCCAGTTTTACCACCAACACTAGAATCAACCTGAGACAACAATGTAGTTGGTACTTGAATAAAGTACACACCACGCTGGAAACAGGCCGAAGCAAAACCAGCCATATCTCCAATCACGCCGCCACCCAAAGCCAATACTGTACAATCCCGGTTAAAACCCGCTTCAAGCAATGCATCGAAAATCAGGTTTAAATGTTGACTATCCTTAAACTTCTCACCATCAGGCAAAATACAGCTTGCTACCGTTTTACCCAGATTTTCCAAGGCTATCTTATAGTGTTCCAGATATAGTGGTGCCACCGTATCATTACTGACAATCATCACCTGTTTGCCATGAATATAAGGTTCTAACAGCTCCTGAGGACTTAAATCGCTGCCAATAAAAATTGGGTAACGACGTTCACCGAGTTCGACATGTAAGGTTTGCATGATGGAGTAACCACTTTTCTACTGAGCTTATTTTTTCGGAAGGATGAGATTCAAAATACGCTGCGCCAGATCACGTGCAGCACCTTGATTGGTCTCAATAATATGATGTGCGACTTCCCGATACAGCGGATCCCGAATTGTTAGCAGATCTTTAAGTTTCTGCTCCGGGTTTTCGACTTGTAATAAGGGGCGGTTTTTATCGCGATAGGTTCGCTGGAGCTGAATTTCCACAGGAGTGTAGAGATAAACAACGATGCCTCGCTGTTTTAAATATTCACGGTTAGGCGCCTGAGTCACCGCACCACCACCTGTGGCCAGAACCAACTGTGGTCGTGAGGTTAACTCATCGATGACAACCGTCTCACGACTACGAAAGCCCTGTTCACCCTCTTTTTCAAAGATCCAGGGAATCGTTGCACCTGTTTTACGCTCAATTTCATGATCACTATCCAGAAATTCTCGTCCTAACAATTCTGCTAAATGCCGTCCTACTGTTGTCTTTCCCGCCCCCATCGGCCCTACCAAATAGATATTTGGTAGGGTTTCAAACTCTTTGCTTGGCAAGGAGTCACCTATTCATTCTGTTAATTTCAAAATATATTAATGATTTCTTGAAACACTGTCATTAACAATTCGAGGTGTAACAAAGATTAGGAGTTCGGCTTGATTCGAAGTTCTTGAATTATTCTTAAATAAATTTCCGATAACAGGCAAATCTCCTAAGAATGGTACTTTTTGATAGTTATTAGCACGAATATCATCAAATATTCCTCCTAGTACTACAGTTTCACCATCACCTACCAATACATTAGTTTGTAATTCATTGGTATTAATTGATGGACCTTCTGGAGTAATTGTACCTACACTATCTTTTTCAATTTTCAGCTCCATTTGTACTTTCCCATCTGGTGTAATACTTGGAGTTACATCTAATCTTAGATTTGCTTCTTTAAAAGAAGTTGTTGTTCCACCTTCCGCACTCCACGTTTGATATGGAATTTCCGTTCCACGCAAAATATAGGCTTTTTGCTTATCGCCAGTCATAATCTTGGGTGCAGAAAGTACCTCTCCCAAACCATCTGTCTGTAAGGCGGTTAATTGTAAATCCAACATATAGTCCGATATTTTAAGCAATCCAAAATTAAAGGTTCCTGCCGTAGCCGTACCTAAATCCACACTTAAATCTAATTTCGGAGAATAATCACCACCCCAGATATTAGACCCATTAGGACCATCACTTAAACTAGGGATATTACGCTCTAAGCCCCATCGTATACCTAAATCACGGGAAAAATTTGTCTCTGCCGTTACAATACGTGCTTCAACCATTACCTGCTTTACCTGTACATCAAGCAGATCTATCATATTCCTGATTTTATCAACAAACTGCTGTGTATCATTCACAATCAAAGTATTAGTTCGAGAATCCACAGAAATAGAACCCCGAGAACTCAGTAGAGTTCCTTTATCATCACTACTTGAGCTATTGCTTCCAGAGGAACCTTTATTCTGTGTAATCAGTTTCTCAATATCTGCGGCTTTGGCATAACTGAGTTGTATATATTCAGTCTGAATAGGAGCAAGTTTCACACTTTGTGCAAGTGCTTTAGCTTCTTCTTCTTCAGCTTTAATCAGCTCAGATACAGGCGCAATCCAGATTACATTACCATTACGACGCTTATCCAAATTCTTGGTCTTTAAAACGATATCTAAAGCCTGATCCCAAGGCACTTCCTTAAGACGTAAAGTGATATTGCCTTGTACGCTGTCTGCTGCAACCATATTAATGTCAGTGAAATCTGCTAGTAGCTGTAATACTCGGCGAACTTCAATATCCTGAAAATCTAAAGAAATTTTCTTACCAGTATAATGTTGAGCAGCCTTTGGACGTAATGGATTTTTCTCTTCTGGGCGTTTTAAACTAATTGTCAGTTTATTATCGGTTTGATAAGCCATGTATTCATAGCTATCTGAAGTTTGAATGGTAATCACTCCAGAGCCATTCTGGTTGACTGCATCTACTGTCGAAACAGGTGTAGCAAAATCATTCACATTCAGACGACGCGTTAAATGAGTAGGAATCTTGGAGCCTAATGCTCGTACAATAACTTTGGTGCCTTGCTGTTGCACATCAACCGGTGTATTACCACTTGCCAGATCAATCACGACCTGACCTTCACCTTTCGCCCCGCGCTGGAACCCAATATTAGTAATACCTTGAGTATTTTGTTGTACGACTGGCTGTACTGGGATAACTGGATTGGTTGAATTGATTTTTAGAATAAAGGTATTGCCTTCAACACGCGTGGTAAATGCACCCGCATCAGCCAGATTCACAGTTAAACGCGCACGCTGAGCATCTGAAGTCACGCCTACAGAACTTGCTTCTTTGGTTGCAACTGCAATATTACTTTGTTTTAAATTTTGCTGTGCTTTATCAAAGTCCAGAATCAGACGTGATGGTGATTCTAACTGATAAGCTTGTGGCTGAGGTGGCAATCCATTAAACATCACGCGAATTTCAGTACCTTGTCCTGGAATTTGCATTGGTACCACATTGGTCATCGAAACCTGTGCACTTGCCGCCTGCATTACAGCAATGGCAACTGCTCCCATTGAAAACTGACGAAACACATGATTCATTGTATTAGCATCCCCAAAAATAAATTCATTAAAACTTTTATTCATTGTTATTCCCTTTCACTTATGGCGCAGGCCCAATCAGGACCATACTGCGAGGGCGCTCTACATAGCCGTCGCGTCCATCTGGAATAATCTCGATCAAATCAATTTGTGTCGGTGTGATATTGGTCACCCGGCCATGATTCAGCCCCATATAACTGCCACGCTGCACACGTTCAATTTCCCCATCTGGCGTATTAATCAAGGCCATAATCTGTCCGGCCTGATTTTTGAGACTTCCTTTCATGGTCAAAGTTTCGAGTGGATAACTTTCGAGTGGCTGCAGCTGTCGTGAAAGATTTGGATATACTCGTTTGCCTGCCATAATCTTCAGTTCTGCTGCCAATGAACTTGGCAAGAAAGGACTTTTTAACTGATGTGCGGCATAACTAAAAGTTTCAACCGAAGTAAAATCTGGTGCTGGCTCGATTGGCATAGCTGGTTGATTACGGATATTGGCCATTTCCTGATTCACCACATCAATACGTGACTCACAACCTGCCAGGATCAATCCGGCAGTAAGTGCTGAAGCAATCTTAATCATCTTCATTACTGTGCCCCCTGACTATTTGCAGCCTTATTACCTGTCGATGCTGAATTCGCACTACCGACATAACGATAGGTTTTTGCCTTCAAGGTATAATCCACAACAGGAATATCACTTTTCTTCTCTTTATTTTCAGTACCCGTAATCGTAAAGTCGTGTAACGTCACAATACGAGATAATCCCGCAATACCGCTGACAAATGAACCAAAGGCATGATAATCACCGGTTGCTTGAATAGAAATTGGCTGTTCAATAAAGAACTCTTGTTTTACTTCAGATTCAAGACGGATATTCTTAAACTTCAGTCCTGCATTGACACCGCTCAAGTTAATATCTTCAACCAGACCTGGAATTTCTGTTTCCTTTGGTAATTGTTCAAGCTGTTGGTTAAAGCTTGCTTCCATATCCTGAAGTTGCTGTTGATACTGTTGCAAATTACGCAGCTTAGAATCTTTCTCACGAAATTCATTTAACAGATTCTGTTCTTGCGCATTGGCTTGAGTAATTGATTCAATCTTGCCTCGAATCAGGCCGAAATAAGCCAACATCAAAACCAGGAAAACAATAAATACCCAGCAGCTAATCTTTACAGCCAGCGGCCAGCTACCATAGTTATTTGGATCTAGGGTATTAAATTGCTGAAAAAACTTTTCTACCGTCATTTTATTTTTTGGTACAACAACAGCTTCCTGACCTAATTCATCAAATTGTTCGCTCATGATGTTGCCCCTCCTGTTGCTGCAGCCGCTTGCGGCTGTTGTTCCGAAAGCACCGGTTGAGCAATCTGATCTAGATCCACTGTAACCGTGAATGTGCCATAAGATTCTTCAACACGTGGAATGATAGAGCTTGGCGCTTTGTCCTTTTTCTCTTCTGCCACCAGGAATGCATTCATGAAGGCATTGCGGTACCAGGTAGAAGCCTCAAGATTACGCAATAATTCTGCAACCGTATTTGGACTTGCTGCTTTACCTTCAATAGTGAACTTATCACCGCTACGGACAAACTTAGTAATATACATATCACTTGGTGTCACACGTACAATCTCATCAATAAGATGCACGGCAATTGGACGCTGGGTTTGCAGACCTTGGATCAGCTTCATGCGTTCCACAATCGCATCACGCTGTTCCTGTAAACCTTCCAGAGATTTCAGCTGTACATCCAGATTCTGATTAGTACTGATGATCAACTGATTGGCCTGTTCTTGATCCTGCAACTTCTGATCGTAATAGAACCAGCTTCCCCCCGCTGCTGCTACCCCTAGTAACAACGCCCCTACGCAATATGCGACAAATTCGTTATTTCTTTTAACCCTGAGCTCATCACGCCAAGGGAGTAAGTTAATTTTTGCCATTAATCAAAACTCCTCAATGCCAAACCACATGCAACCATGAGTGAGGACGCGTCATTTTCAATTTTTTTAATATCAATTTGAGGAGAAAAGCCCATTTGTAAAAATGGATTCGCAATCGTGACACGGTAACCAAGCTTTTGCTGTAATAGTTTTGCCAGACCCGGAATATTGGCATTCCCCCCTGCCAACAAAATATGGTCAATTTCATTAAACTGAGAAGATGAGAAGAAGAACTGCAATGAACGAGCTGCCTGTTGCACCACAGCATCCAGGAATGGTTCTAAGACTTCAATATCATAATCATCTGGCAGTGCACGTGTTTTCTTGGCACGTCCTGCTTCTTCAAAAGACAGACCATAACGATTCTGGATTTCCTGAGTCAGCTGTTTGCCCCCAAACACCTGTTCACGGGTATAAATAATCTTGTTGTTCCGCATAACTGATAGAGTTGTCATGCTATGACCAATATCCAGAATACCAACTGTATTTACGCCCATTGGCAATGTATCAGCGAACACCCTGAAAGCATTTTCCAATGCAAAGCTTTCTACATCTGCAATCTTCGGTGTAATACCGGCCATTTGCAGCACTTCAGAACGGGCTTCGACATTTTCAATACGTGTTGCGACCAACAGAACATTCACACGATTCGGATTCGATAATCGATCAGGCAAGACTTCAAAGTCAATGCTTGCTTCATCGAGCGGAAATGGAATGTATTGTTCAGCATCTTCACGAATTTGAACTTCACGTTCATCACTCGTCATATCTGCATCCATCTCGATCGTTTTAGTGATCGCCATAGACGTAGGAATCGCAAATGCAGCCTGATTGGATTGGGTATTGGCCAAGTTAATAGCACGAGCCAAAGCATCACCGACAGCTTCTGGATTTAAGATGTTTTTTTCAACAACACTACCTTCTGGTAATGGGACTAAAGCATAGCTTTCTACCCAATACCGTCCGCTTTTCATAGAGAGTTCCAAAACTTTAACAGAGGTCGAACTGATGTCGACGCCTATTAACCCCTTGTTTGGCTTACGATATAACCTGCGCACAATATCATTCCTATTATTTTTTTATCCCCAAAAATAAAGTAGCCTACTAGGTATAAACGGTTTAATAATTTTATCTAGATACAATAACTCATCTAACATTATGTATATCTAAAGGATATACTGACCGCTCACCTAGTTTGCCATTAGCTCTTATTAAAACTTACTTGTTATGAAAAAGCTATCCAGTTCAGGCCTTGTTCATCCATTTTTTTTGATCATTATCATAATTATGATCTCAATTCCGATGGGTTTTTATGGCATGTACCTTTATATTGCCCCATCTTTGCCTGAAATGTCTATCCTTAAAAAGGCACCTTTACTTAAACCTTTACAAGTATTTAGTTCAGATCAAGAGCTGATTGCAGAATATGGCGGCAAACTTTCTGTGCCTGTAGAATATGATCAGATTCCACCGGAATTCATTCATGCCTTCCTGGCTGCGGAAGATTCCAGCTTTTTTGAGCACAGCGGGATCAGTTTTAAAGGCTTGGGACGTGCATTAAGTGAAAGCGTCACTGGTTCCGATGTGCAGACCGGTGGTTCCACCATCACCATGCAGGTAGCAAAAAACTATTATCTCAGTCCAGAACGAACACTGAAGCGCAAACTGACTGAAATTTTCCTGGCACGTAAAATTGAGCAAAATCTGACGAAAGAAGAAATTTTAACCCTCTATGTGAATAAAATTTTCTTGGGTAAAAATGCGTATGGCATCGCCGC is a window of Acinetobacter sp. ASP199 DNA encoding:
- the aroB gene encoding 3-dehydroquinate synthase — encoded protein: MQTLHVELGERRYPIFIGSDLSPQELLEPYIHGKQVMIVSNDTVAPLYLEHYKIALENLGKTVASCILPDGEKFKDSQHLNLIFDALLEAGFNRDCTVLALGGGVIGDMAGFASACFQRGVYFIQVPTTLLSQVDSSVGGKTGINHPLGKNMIGAFQQPQVVLADMSQLATLPDRELSAGLAEVIKYALLGDEDFLVWLEANMEGLIARDEQLLAEAVYRSCAHKARIVANDEKEQGERALLNLGHTFGHAIESYLGYGEWLHGEAVATGMVMAADLSQRMGWISKADVERTKKIISRAKLPIVCPKIPLDDFLGYMAHDKKVLNGQLRLVLLEQLGQAVITRDFDVELMKQAILANQA
- the aroK gene encoding shikimate kinase AroK, yielding MPSKEFETLPNIYLVGPMGAGKTTVGRHLAELLGREFLDSDHEIERKTGATIPWIFEKEGEQGFRSRETVVIDELTSRPQLVLATGGGAVTQAPNREYLKQRGIVVYLYTPVEIQLQRTYRDKNRPLLQVENPEQKLKDLLTIRDPLYREVAHHIIETNQGAARDLAQRILNLILPKK
- a CDS encoding type IV pilus secretin PilQ family protein encodes the protein MNKSFNEFIFGDANTMNHVFRQFSMGAVAIAVMQAASAQVSMTNVVPMQIPGQGTEIRVMFNGLPPQPQAYQLESPSRLILDFDKAQQNLKQSNIAVATKEASSVGVTSDAQRARLTVNLADAGAFTTRVEGNTFILKINSTNPVIPVQPVVQQNTQGITNIGFQRGAKGEGQVVIDLASGNTPVDVQQQGTKVIVRALGSKIPTHLTRRLNVNDFATPVSTVDAVNQNGSGVITIQTSDSYEYMAYQTDNKLTISLKRPEEKNPLRPKAAQHYTGKKISLDFQDIEVRRVLQLLADFTDINMVAADSVQGNITLRLKEVPWDQALDIVLKTKNLDKRRNGNVIWIAPVSELIKAEEEEAKALAQSVKLAPIQTEYIQLSYAKAADIEKLITQNKGSSGSNSSSSDDKGTLLSSRGSISVDSRTNTLIVNDTQQFVDKIRNMIDLLDVQVKQVMVEARIVTAETNFSRDLGIRWGLERNIPSLSDGPNGSNIWGGDYSPKLDLSVDLGTATAGTFNFGLLKISDYMLDLQLTALQTDGLGEVLSAPKIMTGDKQKAYILRGTEIPYQTWSAEGGTTTSFKEANLRLDVTPSITPDGKVQMELKIEKDSVGTITPEGPSINTNELQTNVLVGDGETVVLGGIFDDIRANNYQKVPFLGDLPVIGNLFKNNSRTSNQAELLIFVTPRIVNDSVSRNH
- a CDS encoding pilus assembly protein PilP, with the protein product MKMIKIASALTAGLILAGCESRIDVVNQEMANIRNQPAMPIEPAPDFTSVETFSYAAHQLKSPFLPSSLAAELKIMAGKRVYPNLSRQLQPLESYPLETLTMKGSLKNQAGQIMALINTPDGEIERVQRGSYMGLNHGRVTNITPTQIDLIEIIPDGRDGYVERPRSMVLIGPAP
- a CDS encoding type 4a pilus biogenesis protein PilO, coding for MMSEQFDELGQEAVVVPKNKMTVEKFFQQFNTLDPNNYGSWPLAVKISCWVFIVFLVLMLAYFGLIRGKIESITQANAQEQNLLNEFREKDSKLRNLQQYQQQLQDMEASFNQQLEQLPKETEIPGLVEDINLSGVNAGLKFKNIRLESEVKQEFFIEQPISIQATGDYHAFGSFVSGIAGLSRIVTLHDFTITGTENKEKKSDIPVVDYTLKAKTYRYVGSANSASTGNKAANSQGAQ
- a CDS encoding PilN domain-containing protein — translated: MAKINLLPWRDELRVKRNNEFVAYCVGALLLGVAAAGGSWFYYDQKLQDQEQANQLIISTNQNLDVQLKSLEGLQEQRDAIVERMKLIQGLQTQRPIAVHLIDEIVRVTPSDMYITKFVRSGDKFTIEGKAASPNTVAELLRNLEASTWYRNAFMNAFLVAEEKKDKAPSSIIPRVEESYGTFTVTVDLDQIAQPVLSEQQPQAAAATGGATS
- a CDS encoding pilus assembly protein PilM, which codes for MRRLYRKPNKGLIGVDISSTSVKVLELSMKSGRYWVESYALVPLPEGSVVEKNILNPEAVGDALARAINLANTQSNQAAFAIPTSMAITKTIEMDADMTSDEREVQIREDAEQYIPFPLDEASIDFEVLPDRLSNPNRVNVLLVATRIENVEARSEVLQMAGITPKIADVESFALENAFRVFADTLPMGVNTVGILDIGHSMTTLSVMRNNKIIYTREQVFGGKQLTQEIQNRYGLSFEEAGRAKKTRALPDDYDIEVLEPFLDAVVQQAARSLQFFFSSSQFNEIDHILLAGGNANIPGLAKLLQQKLGYRVTIANPFLQMGFSPQIDIKKIENDASSLMVACGLALRSFD